AGAACGTTTCTGCGTGATCCCCGGAACTTCCGGATTGGAAGACCTTCCTGAACTCATACGACATTTCGATACGGTCGTTCTTACAAAAGTAGGTCGAGTTATTCTGAGACTTGTCTATATATTAAAAGAATTAAATATTATACAAAACGCAAGTTGCGTTTCTTACGGAACGACGGATCGAAAAAAATAGTGAGAAATATAGAAACAATTCAGAACGAAAACTGTGATTATTTTTCGATGGTGATTATTTCTATTCGAAAACGTAAGGGCGCATTAAAAGGTCAAAATATTGAAACGGAATAGAAAACCGCATTCCGTTTTTGTAATAACTAAACACGGACTTAAGATAGCCAAAAAAATTCAATCCGCTTGGGCAGGAGTAAATCTTTTCGTTTCTTCCAAGTTCATTCAGGAAGCGCCGCCAAACTCCAACCTCTTTCCCTTCCTATGGATCAAACATTACGTGAAATCTTCCGGGAATACGATTGTCATATCTTTATCATCAGCGTGGGGGCTGTCGTCCGTATGATCGTTCCTTTATTAGAAAACAAGAAAGTAGATCCCGCAGTTCTTTGTGTAGACGATCGGGCCAATTTTTCAATCTGCGTTTTATCTGGACACGTAGGAAGGGGAAATTTTTTTACAGAAAAACTCGCACAAACCCTTTCCAATATTCCGGTGATCACGACTGCGTCTGACGTTTCTGGAACTTTAACCGTGGACATTTTAGGCAGGGGACTAGGTTGGACTTTGGAACATCCCGACCGAAACGTGACTCGAGGATGTGCAGCAGTAGTTAACGAAGCCAGAGTTTTATTCGTTCAGGAGACGAGAGAACCGAATTGGTGGCCTTTGGACAAAAATCTTCCCAAAGGCGTAGAATATTCCATTTCCTTAAATCAAATTCGTCCAAAAGATTATGAAATCCTTTTAATTTCAATGGACAGAAACAATCCTCAAAAAACCCATCTAAAACATTACAATAATTATATATTATATCATACTAAATCTCTAATCTTAGGCCTAGGCTGCGACCAAAACATCCCTTTAGAAACTGCAGAAAACAAGATTTACAAAGTATTAAACGAAAACGGTCTTGCAATCCAAAGTGTAAAAGCGATCGACTCTGTGGACTTAAAAAAAGATGAACCCGCGTTTCTTTCACTTTTTTTAAAATACGATTGGGAATTGATCACTTTTTCTCCGGAAGAATTAGATCGCGTCTCCTATATCCAATCGCCTTCGAAAGTTGTAAAAAATTTCGTGGGAACAAAATCAGTGACGAAGCCGCAAGCCTTCTCGCGTCCGGTGCAGCCTCCCTTCTGGTCTCAAAACAGAAATATAAGGAATCACCAAACGGTAAAATCTCACGATTGCAATTTCCCGAATTCCATTTTCGAAACGGCCTCACATTATGACACGTTCCGATTTTCTCATAAACTCAACGGAGAAAAAAGAATGCAAATAGGCAGGTTGAACATCGTCGGCATCCGTCCAGGCAACGATACTCACATAACTCCGGCAGTTTTACAGGCGATTCAGGAAGCAGATCTTGTGATCGGTTACGCCACTTATATCGGTCTCGTTAAACACCATTTAGTCGGCAAACAAGTAACCCAAACAGAAATGACGGAAGAAGTGGGTAGGGCGCAAACCGCTATTGATGCGGCAAAAGAAGAAAAAATCGTTACCTTAATCTCATCGGGAGACGCTGGTGTCTATGGAATGGCAGGACTTGTTTTTGAAGTACTGCAAAAAACCGGTTGGAAAAGGGAAAATTCTCCCGAAATCAAAATGATTCCCGGAATAACCGCAGATAGTTCCTGCGCTTCCTTAATTGGCGCTCCTCTCGTTCACGATACGGCAAAAATTTCACTCTCCGATCTTTTGACTCCTTGGTCTGTTATCGAAAATCGATTGGAATGCGCGGCCAAAGGGGACTTCGTTATTACACTTTACAATGCGGCTTCGGGACGAAGACAAAGACAGATCGTAGAAGCTATGAAAATTATTAAGCGACATCGTCCGGGAACAGCTCCAGTCGCTTCAATCAAAAGCGCTTATAGAAAACAACAAAATGTCCAACTTTCGGATCTGGACAATTTTTTAGATTACGAAATTGGAATGAACACAACCATAATTGTAGGTTCTTCAAATACGTTCGTCTATGAAGATTTTATGATCACTCCGAGAGGTTACACAAACAAATATTCTCTGGAAGACTCAAGTCTCAAAAAAGGGCAGAAAAAAGGATTTTCACTTCGTTCTACGCGAAATTTACAGAATAGAGTAAACTCAGATAATGCCGACCATCGTTTGGATACCCACTGAGTTAAAACGGTAGTGCACACCTGCTGCTACCAGGACACTGATTCACTGATGCACTGGTTGGATATTCTCCTGTGCCTCTTCTGTCGTCACCTTCTCCAGTGCAATTCCTGTTAGAAATTATAAAGTTAAATGCATTGTGGTCAAGATCCCCTAACTGTATAGTTATGAGTACTGTCAGAGCCCTATCTGGTGCTTCCAAGTTATAAATTACCTGGAGTGGGTCCATAGTGGGCATTAAAGCTTGCCTGTATAGATCAAAGGGCGTCGAAAGCGAGGTCGTTTGAATTACAACTAAGCCCTGAGAGGTCCTAAGAATTGGAACAGCATGTCCCACGACAATTCCATCTGAACGTTCTCTCCCCAGCATCCCTAACCAAATGCTTCCGGGAGGAGAATTGATGAGTGAATCAATGTGAGACATTATTTCAGGCCGAGTGAGGAATTCATCAGAGACAATCCAATCGTATTGAGGCAACATAGTCCTAGCAGATGCTAACCCTAACAATCTGGTTGTATTACCGTCGAGGCCATACACTCTAGGTACATCCGTCAGCAACATATCCAATAACGGATAACGTTGTCCAAATGAAACAAAAGGATCTCTATCATGAGCTGTATCGAAAAAATAACCCCCACTCTGAAGAGGCCCCTGAGAATAATACTCCTGGAGCTCTGCTAACATCTGGAAGCTCTGAAGCAGACAAACACCACACATCCCATGTATCTGAATTGCAGATGCGAGTGTAGCTGAAGTCGCTATCTGATAAAGTCTCCGAATCCAGTCATCAGTTAATTGAAAGTCAGGAGGTAAGGTCCTTTTTATTCTTTTATATACATGACTTTCCTTATTACCAGCCGGACAATACTGCTCTGTATTACCAAGATTACCAGCTGCATAACGTATCCAATCCAGTAAATATCCATCTACTAAAAACAAAGACGTTGGACTATTCGTGGTATCCTTTTCCAAAAAAGAGGGTTTAGCTGCATAGACAACACCCCAATTGGATCCATATCTGGTAACTCTCAGAATATTGCCTTTATAATCCTTGAGCATACCTCCCTCTTCAGTTTCAAGATAAACGTCCCAATAAGCAGGACTATCCTTACTCGTAGGGATATCATCACACAATACCCATCGAATCCAATTCCATTGATAACTACCTACCTTTGAATACATGCAAGAAAGACGTCCACTTACTGGATTGTATTGAGCAACATGTCCACTTTCAGGATTGTAGTAGATAGATGTGGTACTTTTTTTTGAGCCTTTTGAATGGATAAAGTAGCGGCTATTCCCCAAATTCCAAGCTATGGAAGTCTTAATACTGATATTCCCAGGAGTTGCCACAGTCTGAACCCAATCTTTCATCGAAGAGTCCAAGGTATGGTTATAACTATCCTTAGACTTCTTTGAAATATAGGCATACCACTTCACATCTTTTAAACGATAACGCTCATCTGCAGTCCAAAAGGAATTCTCTTTTACGATCCATCGCTGTAGTGGGTCATTGATAGTACAAGGTCTGAGATGCACATAATCCCAGTTTCTCTCTCCAAGAATGACTCCTTCTGGAGCAGTAATGCATAGCCATGTTTTATTAATGTAATAAGAAATTCTTTGAAACACATCATACCGAGCACTAGTAACGTCCTGTTCCCAACACTGCTCAAGTTGAATATAACTTTCACCACCACTAAAAACTGGAGCATAACAAAACTTTCCACCATCATGTATAACGATTTTGATTGCCTTATCTTTCGGATTATCCGTAGGCTTTTGAACTATCGAGTCAGAAACAACACTCGATAAAATATGGACAAGTGCAGGACTCACTCCGTAAGAAAAATCAACTCCAATTGAAATCAACAAAACCACTATCAAAACTATAAAACGATTCATTTTCACTTTCCTCTCTCTTTGAAAAATTAAGACCTAGTCATGTAAACATAAGGACATGAAATAAACATAGCTGCCAACTATATTATTAATTAAATAATTAGAGTTCTATAGTGACCTCAATCTTCAGAGACCCAAACCAAACAATCATAGTAATCAAATACACGCCGAGAATTTATCGGTTTCACACTGGCGGTGCAGTTCCATTGATTTGTATTGCAATCAATTTGAAAAATAAAAGGAAGATCATCTTGTAAACGATTTTCAATTCCTCGACATTAGAAGAGTTGATGTGATGTATACTTGGTGCCGACCAGAGCTTCGTTCCGTCTATAATAGGTCTTTCTGAGATGCCCTCGTTTTTAGATCCAGTGTAATGTGTCAAAATCCACTTAAGCAGGACGTCTTAAATATTTCTCCGAAGTCAAACCCCTGAGTGAACTATACGGCCTTTCTGAATTATAGAAATTTCTCCAGTCTTCGACAAGGCGCTGGGCTTCTTCAATATTTTTAAACCAGTTTTCATTTAAACATTCGTTTCGCATTTTTCCATTAAAGCTCTCGATGAAGGCATTCTCAGTAGGCTTACCCGGCGTAATTAAATGAATATCGACTCCTTTTTCGAAGGCCCAACGTAAAAAAGATTGAGAATTCTGTCTGCGTTACCACGGCGAATCTTCCAAAGTCATCGATAATATTCAAAATTCTGAATCTTCTTCCCGAGTAGAGTGAGTCCGACATGAAATCCATGGACCATCTTTCTCCAGAATTCTTAGGAACAAGCTTTGGAACTGATGGTAACGATAGTTTCTTTCGCTTTGGTTTGATATGGTATTTTAAGCCTAATCCCGAGTGGAGTCGATAAATTCCTTTAAACAGTTTTTTTAATATCTCTTAGGAGTCTATAAAAGACAAAACAACGAATCCGAATTCGTTTATCAATACTAACAATTAGCGAAATCCCTAAAAGAAAAGGATTCGTTCGTAAAATACGTCGTAGGAAAAAAACTCCTGAAAGTCTTTTTCCATTTTCCGATGTAAAGCTTCCCAACGATGTTTGGTGTGCAGACTTCAAAGGTCACTTTACTGTCGGAAACGGGAAACGTTGTGATCCATTGACCATCACAGATGCTCATAGTCGCTTTCTATTAGGATGTCAAATCCTCAAGAAAACGGATGGAGAAAGCACCAGGCGGGTATTTGAGAGAGTCTTTAAAGAATATGGAAGCCATTATAGCCATCAAGACAGATAACGGAAGTCCATTTGCATCAAGGGCCATTGGAGGATTGAGTAAGTTATCCGTTTGGTGGTTAAAGTTAGGGATTCGACCTGAACGAATTCAGCCAGGTAAACCTCAACAAAACGGTCGCCATGAAAGAATGCACAGAACCTTGAAACAAGAGACCGCGTTACCGGCTCGATCTTCTCTTAAAGAACAACAAGAAGCATTTGATCGGTTTAGAAGTGAATACAATTTAGAAAGGCCGCATGAGGCTTTGGAATATAAAACTCCTGGAAAAATCTATATGCCTTCAGAAAGAATTTTTCCATTAAGAATTCCTGAAATAGCGTATGCCACCAATATAGTAGTAGAAACAGTCTTAGATGATGGAACCGCCAAATACGGTCCATTTAGAATTTTCTTTGGTTCTCCATTGATCGGCGAACGGGTTGGTTTTGAAGAAGTCTCAGAGCGTTTGTGTAAGATCTATTTTACAAACGCAGTTCTGGGTATGTTAGATTTATTTACAGGAAAAGTATTGAAATACGAAACACCTGTGTACAACTACAACGAATAAGTGTAACCCATGTCTCCGGTCTAGAGTGTTACCGATGTGCCAGAACATACAATGAACAAATGTTCATAATGTGACAGAACTATCATTATCGGAAGTTGCTTATTTCCTCATTTAAAAATATACTTGAACCACTGAACGTTTCCTCACCTAAAAACCTACACGAAACCTAATCAAAAATCAGCACTCTTTTAAGTGAGAGGCTGTAAACATGAAACTATCTTTAGAGGAACGTAAGGTTATGATTAAGGTATTTCGAGAAAGATACAGATACGCCACTAAGAAAGAAAAGATAAGCATACTCAACGAGTTCGTGAGCCTGTCGGGCTTTAACAGAAATTATGCTTCTCAAGTTCTTAGAAAAAAAGAAGTTCTAAAAAAACTTTCGACTAAACCCAAAGCACAGAATAAAAGAACAGTTTACTATGATGCATCTGTTCGAAAAGTTTTAGAAGATCTCTGGAAACTTTTGGATCACATTTGTAGTAAAAGATTAGTCCACGCAATTCCAGAAACAATTAAGAATCTAGAGAGGTTTCAGACCTACAAAATTTCTAAAGAAATAAAACAAAAACTGTTAAAAATCAGTGCTTCCACAATTGAAAGGCTTTTAGTTCCAATTCGAAAAAAGCTTGGAATCAAAGGAACCTCGATGACGAAACAAAATAAATATCTTATCGATCGAATTCCGATTAAAACTTTTGGAGAATGGAAAGACTCTCTTCCTGGATTTACACAGATTGATTTAATCGCTCATAACGGCGGGAATGTTTTCGGAGGTTTTTTCTCCACCCTCTGCGCCACAGATGTTTGTACA
The DNA window shown above is from Leptospira mayottensis 200901116 and carries:
- a CDS encoding DUF1561 domain-containing protein; amino-acid sequence: MNRFIVLIVVLLISIGVDFSYGVSPALVHILSSVVSDSIVQKPTDNPKDKAIKIVIHDGGKFCYAPVFSGGESYIQLEQCWEQDVTSARYDVFQRISYYINKTWLCITAPEGVILGERNWDYVHLRPCTINDPLQRWIVKENSFWTADERYRLKDVKWYAYISKKSKDSYNHTLDSSMKDWVQTVATPGNISIKTSIAWNLGNSRYFIHSKGSKKSTTSIYYNPESGHVAQYNPVSGRLSCMYSKVGSYQWNWIRWVLCDDIPTSKDSPAYWDVYLETEEGGMLKDYKGNILRVTRYGSNWGVVYAAKPSFLEKDTTNSPTSLFLVDGYLLDWIRYAAGNLGNTEQYCPAGNKESHVYKRIKRTLPPDFQLTDDWIRRLYQIATSATLASAIQIHGMCGVCLLQSFQMLAELQEYYSQGPLQSGGYFFDTAHDRDPFVSFGQRYPLLDMLLTDVPRVYGLDGNTTRLLGLASARTMLPQYDWIVSDEFLTRPEIMSHIDSLINSPPGSIWLGMLGRERSDGIVVGHAVPILRTSQGLVVIQTTSLSTPFDLYRQALMPTMDPLQVIYNLEAPDRALTVLITIQLGDLDHNAFNFIISNRNCTGEGDDRRGTGEYPTSASVNQCPGSSRCALPF